In a genomic window of Phragmites australis chromosome 14, lpPhrAust1.1, whole genome shotgun sequence:
- the LOC133890023 gene encoding beta-hexosaminidase 2-like produces the protein MMQRRAAQSKALMAASLLLQLLLLLGSALLSCAGTSFPVNVWPKPASMSWAEPHMAVPVSPSFHIVVSSGNPYLVSAAERYARLLFAERYRPIVRPAVNVTTGSALGKLTLAVSDLAAPLQHGVDESYTLEVLPTGAVATVTAATAWGAMRGLETFSQLAWRGARDLLVVAAGVRVEDRPLYPHRGLMLDTGRTYFPVADILRTIDAMAANKMNVFHWHITDSQSFPIELPSEPELAEKGSYGEDMRYTVHDVKRIVEFAMSRGVRVVPEIDSPGHTASWAGAYPEAVSCAGKFWLPGSDWNNRLAAEPGAGQLNPLAPKTYEVIANVVNDLTSLFPDGFYHAGADEVTPGCWKTDPSIQADLERGGTLSQLLERYVSAVHQLVVSKNRTAVYWEDVLLDAAVNVSASLIPPATTILQTWNNGPNNTKLIVQAGYRAIVSSASFYYLDCGHGDFVGNNSIYDDPNSDFNTSGGSWCGPFKTWQRVYDYDIAYGLTPGEAQLVIGGEVALWTEQVDTTVLDSRVWPRASAMAEALWSGNRDASGRKRYAEATDRLTDWRHRLVGRGVLAEPIQPLWCRTRPGMCNAVQ, from the exons ATGATGCAGCGCAGAGCAGCTCAATCCAAAGCCCTAATGGCGGCGTCCCTTCTCCTTCAGCTGCTGCTCTTGCTGGGCTCGGCGCTGCTCTCTTGCGCGGGCACGTCGTTCCCCGTCAATGTCTGGCCCAAGCCGGCGTCCATGTCGTGGGCGGAGCCTCACATGGCCGTGCCCGTGTCGCCGTCGTTCCACATCGTCGTCTCGTCCGGGAACCCGTACCTCGTCTCGGCTGCGGAGCGCTACGCCAGGCTGCTGTTCGCGGAGCGGTACCGGCCCATCGTCCGGCCGGCGGTCAACGTCACCACGGGGAGCGCGCTGGGGAAGCTCACCTTGGCCGTGTCCGACCTCGCCGCCCCGCTCCAGCACGGCGTGGACGAGTCCTACACGCTGGAGGTGCTCCCCACGGGTGCTGTGGCGACCGTCACGGCGGCCACCGCGTGGGGCGCCATGCGCGGGCTGGAAACGTTCTCGCAGCTGGCGTGGCGGGGCGCCCGGGACCTGCTGGTGGTGGCCGCCGGAGTGCGCGTCGAGGACCGCCCGCTGTACCCGCACCGCGGGCTGATGCTCGACACGGGGAGGACATACTTCCCCGTGGCCGACATCCTGCGGACCATCGACGCCATGGCGGCCAACAAGATGAACGTGTTCCACTGGCACATCACGGACTCGCAGTCGTTCCCCATCGAGCTGCCGTCCGAGCCGGAGCTCGCGGAGAAGGGCTCCTACGGCGAGGACATGAGGTACACCGTCCACGATGTCAAGCGCATCGTCGAGTTCGCCATGAGCCGCGGCGTCCGCGTCGTGCCGGAGATAGACTCGCCAG GCCACACAGCGTCGTGGGCCGGCGCGTACCCGGAGGCCGTGTCCTGCGCGGGAAAGTTCTGGCTGCCCGGCTCCGACTGGAACAACCGTCTCGCGGCCGAGCCGGGCGCCGGCCAGCTGAACCCGCTGGCGCCCAAGACGTACGAGGTCATCGCCAACGTCGTCAACGACCTGACCTCCCTCTTCCCGGACGGCTTCTACCACGCCGGCGCCGACGAGGTCACCCCGGGGTGCTGGAAGACGGACCCCTCGATCCAGGCCGACCTGGAGCGCGGCGGCACCCTGAGTCAGCTCCTGGAGCGCTACGTCAGCGCGGTCCACCAGCTTGTCGTGTCCAAGAACCGCACGGCCGTGTACTGGGAGGACGTGCTGCTGGACGCGGCCGTGAACGTGAGCGCGTCGTTGATCCCGCCGGCCACGACCATCCTGCAGACGTGGAACAACGGGCCCAACAACACCAAGCTCATCGTGCAGGCCGGGTACCGCGCCATCGTCTCCTCGGCGTCCTTCTACTACCTCGACTGCGGCCACGGCGACTTCGTCGGCAACAACAGCATCTACGACGACCCGAACAGCGACTTCAACACCAGCGGCGGGTCCTGGTGCGGGCCGTTCAAGACGTGGCAGCGGGTGTACGACTACGACATCGCGTATGGGCTCACCCCGGGCGAGGCCCAGCTGGTCatcggcggcgaggtggcgcTGTGGACGGAGCAGGTCGACACGACGGTCCTGGACAGCCGGGTCTGGCCCAGGGCGTCGGCGATGGCGGAGGCGCTGTGGTCCGGCAACCGCGACGCGTCCGGCAGGAAGCGGTACGCCGAGGCGACCGACCGGCTCACCGACTGGCGGCACCGCTTGGTGGGCAGAGGGGTCCTCGCCGAGCCCATCCAGCCGCTCTGGTGCCGCACACGCCCCGGAATGTGCAACGCGGTTCAGTAA
- the LOC133890557 gene encoding L-type lectin-domain containing receptor kinase SIT2-like, translated as MVLGPFHLATLLLLLVPAGRGVTATGSDGVRFVYNGFKGANLTLDGAATVTANGLLMLTNGTLQMKGHAFHPSPLPFRDPDARNATAARSFSTTFVFAIFGQYADLSSNGLAFFVSASREVLSTALPGRFLGLLNDTDNGNRSAHIFAVELDTIFNAEFNDINSNHVGVDVNSLKSIDASDAGYYDDGTGQFQNLTLISRKAMQVWVDYNGGARKVTVTMAPLGVARPKKPLLQTAVDLSDVVQGTAYVGFTSATAVLFSRHFVLGWSFALDGLAPALKISALPALPPAGPKPGSKVLEIVLPIASATLVSAVGVAIYSLVQRRLKYAELHEDWEVPFGPHRFSYKDLFHATKGFGDKQLLGAGGFGSVYRGVLRKSGMEIAVKKVSHESRQGMKEFVAEVVSIGRLRHRNLVQLLGYSRRKGELLLVYDYMPNGSLDKYLYDRSKGTLDWPHRFHIIRGVASGLLYLHEDWEQVVIHRDVKASNVLLDNEMNGRLGDFGLARLYDHGADAQTTHVVGTMGYLAPEFGHTGKATPATDVFAFGAFLLEVTCGRRPIEQDEQSNRIVLVNWVTEHWRKGFITEAADTMTPSGFNPEEVSLVLTLGLLCSHPLPNARPTMRQVMQYLDGDMPLPDLSHTYLSFAMLERMYGREFNQILKPCISSASVGAISDLSGGR; from the coding sequence ATGGTGCTTGGGCCTTTCCATTTGGCCACTCTGCTCCTTCTCCTCGTGCCTGCGGGCCGTGGCGTCACGGCCACCGGCAGCGATGGCGTCCGGTTCGTCTACAACGGCTTCAAGGGCGCGAACCTCACCCTCGACGGCGCGGCCACGGTGACGGCGAACGGCCTCCTGATGCTGACCAACGGCACCCTCCAGATGAAGGGCCACGCGTTCCACCCGTCTCCCCTGCCGTTCCGGGACCCGGACGCCCGGAACGCCACCGCCGCTCGGTCCTTCTCCACCACCTTCGTGTTCGCCATCTTTGGGCAGTACGCCGACCTGAGCAGCAACGGCCTGGCCTTCTTCGTCTCCGCGAGCAGGGAGGTGCTATCCACCGCGCTGCCGGGTCGGTTCTTGGGCCTCCTCAACGACACCGACAACGGCAACCGGAGCGCCCACATCTTCGCCGTGGAGCTCGACACCATCTTCAACGCCGAGTTCAATGACATCAACAGCAACCACGTCGGCGTCGACGTTAACAGCCTGAAGTCGATCGATGCCAGTGACGCCGGGTACTACGACGACGGCACGGGGCAATTCCAGAACCTGACCTTGATCAGCCGGAAGGCCATGCAAGTCTGGGTGGACTACAACGGCGGGGCCAGGAAGGTCACCGTGACCATGGCCCCTCTGGGCGTGGCCAGGCCCAAGAAGCCGCTGCTCCAGACCGCCGTCGACCTCTCCGACGTGGTGCAGGGCACGGCGTACGTTGGGTTCACGTCGGCAACGGCCGTCCTCTTCTCGCGCCACTTCGTGCTCGGCTGGAGCTTCGCGCTGGACGGTCTGGCCCCGGCACTGAAAATATCAGCTCTTCCAGCCTTGCCGCCTGCAGGGCCCAAGCCTGGGTCGAAGGTGTTGGAAATCGTGCTTCCCATAGCATCAGCAACGCTGGTGTCGGCCGTGGGTGTCGCGATTTACTCCCTGGTGCAGCGGCGGCTCAAGTATGCCGAGCTGCACGAGGACTGGGAGGTCCCATTCGGACCGCACCGGTTCTCGTACAAGGACTTGTTCCATGCGACCAAGGGGTTCGGTGACAAGCAATTGCTCGGGGCAGGAGGGTTCGGAAGTGTGTACAGGGGCGTTCTCCGCAAGTCCGGCATGGAGATTGCGGTGAAGAAGGTGTCACATGAGTCCAGGCAGGGCATGAAAGAGTTTGTTGCTGAGGTCGTGAGTATTGGACGACTGCGGCACCGCAACCTCGTGCAATTACTCGGCTACAGCCGGCGCAAAGGTGAACTTCTTTTGGTCTACGATTACATGCCGAATGGTAGCTTGGATAAATATTTGTATGATCGAAGCAAGGGTACACTAGATTGGCCTCATAGATTCCACATCATTAGAGGAGTGGCATCCGGACTACTGTACCTACACGAGGATTGGGAGCAAGTCGTCATCCATCGAGATGTTAAGGCAAGCAATGTGCTACTGGACAACGAGATGAATGGGCGATTGGGAGACTTCGGCCTCGCGAGATTGTATGATCATGGAGCTGATGCACAGACAACACATGTGGTCGGCACTATGGGGTACCTAGCCCCTGAATTTGGTCACACCGGCAAGGCAACTCCGGCAACCGATGTCTTCGCTTTCGGTGCGTTCCTTCTGGAAGTCACTTGCGGACGAAGGCCAATCGAGCAAGATGAGCAGAGCAATCGTATTGTCCTCGTCAATTGGGTAACCGAGCATTGGCGCAAAGGTTTCATCACTGAGGCAGCGGACACGATGACACCAAGTGGGTTTAACCCTGAAGAGGTCTCTCTAGTGCTAACGCTTGGGTTGCTGTGCTCACACCCATTGCCGAACGCAAGGCCAACCATGCGGCAAGTCATGCAGTATCTCGACGGCGACATGCCCCTTCCGGACTTGTCACATACGTACCTCAGCTTCGCCATGCTGGAGCGGATGTATGGCAGGGAGTTCAACCAGATTCTGAAGCCATGCATCTCATCGGCGAGCGTGGGTGCCATTTCTGATCTCTCGGGGGGAAGGTAA
- the LOC133890556 gene encoding L-type lectin-domain containing receptor kinase SIT2-like — protein sequence MKSVPEKAMLAKSASFVLVLLLLIHEASAADDGRFIHMGFAAAGLTLDGLAVVMPDGLLALTNATDQAKAHAFHPIPLHFLSKSAATTKTSAVAARSFSTCFVFAIVSPYDGLSSHGLAFVVAPTTNLSTANAGQYLGLLNAANGTASDRILAVELDTITDAEFHDINSNHVGVDVNSLISEQARPAGYYDDEAGGVFQELTLNSRKPMQVWVDYDGQARQLDVTLAPVQVPKPKKPLLSTAVDLSTVVADPMYIGFSSATGVLSTHHYILGWSFSLDGPAPPLDFSKLPVLPRVGPKPRSKVLDVVLPLTTALLVAAALAAIFTVVRRRRRYAEVREDWEDEFGPHRFAYKDLFRATDGFKGRNLLGVGGFGRVYKGVLAASNLEIAVKKVSHDSKQGVREFIAEVVSIGRLRHRNLVQLLGYCRRRGELLLVYDYMANGSLDKYLYDQDKPALSWRQRFWIIKGVASSLLYLHEDWEQVVIHRDVKASNVLLDHEMNGRLGDFGLARLYDHSADPQTTHVVGTMGYLAPELVRDGKAAPSTDVFAFGAFLLEVVCARRPIHHDDHNSRVVLVDRVIECHRSGSVLDAVDARLEERYDAEEASLALNLGIMCLHPLPDVRPSMRRVVQYLDSSQPVPDLSPSYTSYGMMRLMQIQGFDSFVVSADSSVTSGGASSSTIFSEGR from the coding sequence ATGAAAAGTGTCCCGGAGAAAGCTATGCTTGCCAAGTCTGCATCCTTCGTCCTCGTTCTTCTCCTCTTGATTCATGAGGCCTCGGCGGCCGACGACGGCCGGTTTATCCACATGGGCTTCGCCGCGGCGGGCCTTACGCTGGACGGGCTCGCCGTCGTGATGCCCGACGGCCTCCTCGCGCTCACCAACGCCACAGACCAGGCGAAAGCCCACGCCTTCCACCCCATCCCGCTCCACTTCCTCAGCAAGTCCGCGGCGACGACGAAGACCAGCGCGGTGGCGGCTCGGTCCTTCTCGACGTGCTTCGTCTTCGCCATCGTGTCCCCCTACGACGGGCTGAGCTCTCACGGCCTCGCCTTCGTGGTCGCCCCGACCACGAACCTCTCCACGGCGAACGCCGGGCAGTACCTGGGCCTCCTCAACGCGGCCAACGGCACGGCGAGCGACCGCATCCTGGCAGTCGAGCTCGACACCATAACCGACGCCGAGTTCCACGACATCAACAGCAACCACGTCGGGGTCGACGTCAACAGCCTGATATCGGAGCAGGCCCGGCCGGCCGGATACTATGACGACGAAGCCGGCGGCGTCTTTCAAGAATTGACGCTAAACAGCCGTAAGCCGATGCAAGTGTGGGTAGACTACGACGGCCAGGCAAGGCAGCTCGACGTGACGCTAGCTCCGGTCCAAGTGCCAAAGCCCAAGAAGCCTCTGCTCTCCACGGCTGTTGATCTTTCCACGGTCGTGGCGGATCCGATGTACATCGGCTTCTCATCGGCGACCGGGGTCTTGTCCACGCACCACTACATACTCGGATGGAGCTTCAGCTTGGACggacctgctcctcctctcgacTTCTCCAAGCTCCCCGTCCTGCCACGCGTGGGTCCGAAGCCTCGGTCCAAGGTCTTGGACGTGGTGCTGCCGCTCACCACCGCATTGCTCGTCGCTGCAGCGCTAGCAGCCATCTTCACGGTCGTCCGGAGACGGCGGCGGTACGCCGAGGTGCGGGAAGACTGGGAGGACGAGTTCGGCCCGCATCGCTTCGCGTATAAGGACCTGTTTCGTGCCACCGATGGCTTCAAGGGTCGGAATTTACTCGGCGTCGGAGGGTTTGGACGAGTTTACAAAGGGGTACTTGCGGCATCCAATTTGGAGATAGCAGTGAAGAAGGTGTCACACGATTCGAAGCAAGGAGTGAGGGAGTTCATCGCCGAGGTGGTGAGCATTGGCCGCCTTCGACACCGGAACCTCGTTCAGTTACTAGGCTACTGCAGACGCAGAGGTGAACTTCTCTTGGTGTATGACTACATGGCAAATGGTAGTCTTGACAAGTACCTGTACGATCAAGACAAGCCCGCTCTTTCTTGGCGTCAGAGGTTCTGGATCATCAAAGGCGTCGCATCGAGCCTCCTATATCTACACGAGGACTGGGAGCAGGTTGTCATCCATCGAGATGTCAAAGCGAGCAACGTGCTCCTGGACCACGAGATGAATGGTCGGCTCGGTGACTTCGGCCTGGCCAGATTGTACGACCACAGTGCGGATCCTCAGACAACTCATGTGGTTGGGACCATGGGGTACCTCGCACCAGAGCTCGTGCGCGACGGGAAGGCAGCTCCCTCGACCGACGTGTTCGCATTCGGCGCGTTCCTCTTGGAGGTCGTTTGCGCGCGGAGGCCAATCCATCACGACGACCACAACAGCCGGGTCGTGCTGGTGGACCGGGTGATCGAGTGCCATCGCAGTGGTTCAGTTCTCGACGCGGTTGATGCACGACTCGAAGAGAGGTACGACGCGGAGGAGGCAAGCCTCGCGCTGAATTTGGGCATCATGTGTTTGCACCCGTTGCCCGATGTGAGGCCCAGCATGCGAAGAGTTGTTCAGTACTTGGACTCCAGCCAGCCGGTTCCTGATCTGTCACCAAGCTACACGAGCTACGGCATGATGAGGCTGATGCAGATCCAAGGGTTTGATTCGTTCGTCGTCTCAGCCGATTCATCCGTGACCAGCGGCGGGGCATCCTCTTCGACGATTTTCTCAGAGGGGAGATGA